The proteins below come from a single Zea mays cultivar B73 chromosome 8, Zm-B73-REFERENCE-NAM-5.0, whole genome shotgun sequence genomic window:
- the LOC541668 gene encoding large ribosomal subunit protein eL30, with protein sequence MVATKKTKKSTDNINNKLQLVMKSGKYTLGYKTVLRTLRNSKSKLVIIANNCPPLRKSEIEYYAMLAKVTVHHFHGNNVDLGTACGKYFRVCCLSIIDPGDSDIIKTTPGEQ encoded by the exons ATGGTGGCCACAAAGAAGACG AAGAAATCCACGGACAACATCAATAACAAGCTGCAGCTTGTTATGAAGAGTGGCAAGTACACTCTCGGCTACAAGACCGTCCTCAGGACTCTCAGGAACTCTAAGT CGAAGCTAGTGATCATCGCTAACAACTGCCCGCCCCTTCGTAAGTCTGAAATTGAGTACTATGCTATGCTGGCCAAGGTCACTGTCCACCACTTCCATGGAA ACAATGTCGACCTTGGAACTGCCTGTGGTAAATACTTTCGGGTCTGCTGCCTCAGCATTATTGATCCTG GTGATTCTGATATCATCAAGACTACACCGGGTGAGCAGTAA
- the LOC103634658 gene encoding glutathione S-transferase T2-like — protein MDSGYYTNLLVNGVQESQAPPSDARIQHGEATAKSCQGRSKNFRDDEDILLVSAWLNVGMDPIQGVDQRHGTLWTRIHDYFNANKMFDSNRSEGSLMNRWSSIQHDVNLFCGCLSRIEARNHSGWSIDDKIANACAMFKAEDPKERKFSFLHCWKILKDKPKWMDRRKEIGSAKKSSNKKQKTTTNSSPASVAAAIAIDAPLGGVDHEEPSGRPDGKKKEKQKLRQCSTMEAVDYLIAKKKESDIQKELKKEERCNKAFALQEERLKLEKEKFAFQRQLEEDRIIDLDLSNMNYKQQQYYEDRQNEILARRLNV, from the exons gcaa cagCCAAGAGTTGTCAGGGTAGAAGCAAAAATTTTAGAGATGATGAAGACATTCTTCTTGTGTCAGCTTGGCTAAATGTGGGCATGGATCCTATTCAAGGAGTTGATCAAAGACATGGCACACTGTGGACAAGGATACATGATTATTTCAATGCAAACAAGATGTTCGACTCAAATCGTTCTGAAGGATCTTTAATGAATCGTTGGTCTAGTATACAACATGATGTTAATCTGTTTTGTGGATGTCTGTCTAGGATTGAGGCTAGGAACCACAGTGGGTGGTCAATTGATGACAAG ATCGCAAATGCATGTGCAATGTTCAAGGCCGAAGATCCGAAGGAAAGGAAATTTTCATTCCTGCATTGCTGGAAAATCTTGAAGGACAAGCCAAAGTGGATGGATAGACGGAAGGAAATTGGAAGTGCAAAAAAATCAAGCAATAAGAAACAGAAGACAACGACAAATTCTTCTCCAGCATCAGTTGCTGCTGCTATTGCCATAGATGCCCCTTTGGGAGGTGTTGATCATGAAGAACCGTCAGGAAGACCCGACGGTAAGAAGAAGGAGAAACAGAAACTCCGGCAATGTTCGACCATGGAAGCAGTAGACTATCTAATTGCAAAGAAGAAAGAATCTGACATTCAGAAAGAATTGAAGAAAGAGGAGAGGTGCAACAAAGCCTTTGCTCTACAGGAAGAAAGGCTCAAATTGGAGAAAGAAAAATTTGCGTTCCAAAGACAGTTAGAAGAGGATAGAATTATTGATTTGGACCTGAGCAACATGAACTACAAGCAACAACAATATTATGAAGATCGTCAGAacgagattcttgcaagacgtctgAATGTCTAG